The Candidatus Hydrogenedentota bacterium DNA segment CCTTGCGGGCCGTATTCGACGGCGATATCACGGGTGAGGGCGACGACACCGGCTTTGGCCGCGCTGTACGCGGAGACCATTTCGCAGGCGCGCTCGGCGGCGATGGCGGCGATGTTGATAACGACGCCTCCCCGTTGTTTTTCGAATAGGGGCAACACGTAGCGGGTGGTCAGGAAGGTTCCGTAGAGGTTTACCTTAAGGGTGTCGAGCCACTGATCGGGTTCGTATTCGCCGACGCGTTGCGAACCCCACGAGCCTCCCGCAACGTTGACGAGGATGTCGATGTGCCCAAAGGCGGACGCGGCATTTGCGACGAGTTGCTCAACGTCTTCCGGCACGCAAATATCGGCACGGAAAGCGACGGCCTCCACGCCGAGGGCCTGTGCCGCCGCGACGGTTTCGTCGAGACCCTGCTTCGCTCCGTGTTTGTAGCCGAGGACGTCATGAATGACATCGGGCAGCGGGTCTTCCACGTCGCTTGCGACGATGCGCGCGCCGAGCCGTGCAAGCGCTTCCACTATGGCGCGGCCGATTCCCCTTGGACTTCCCGCACCTGTTACCAGGGCCACTTTGCCTTCGAGATCTCTCATCGACGTAATCCCCCCCTGGCCAAAGCACTGACTTATGTGAAATGGCGAATACGTTTGCCTCAGATCATCCCGATGGCCCTTAGCCATTTCAGGCAGAGGTCAGGCCATTCGCTGAAGGCGTGGCCGCTGCGGGGGCCGGTGCCGAGTCCGAGGCCGTGTTGGCCTTCGAGAAAGACGTGCAATTCGGCGGGGACGCCGTTGTCGAGCAGCTTCTGGTAGAAGACGACGCTGTTGGTCGCGGGGACGCCGGTGTCTTGCGTGGTGCTTACGAGGAATGCAGGCGGCGTGTCTTTGGTCACGTGGAGTTCGGGGGAGACTTCTTCGACGAGTTTCGGGTCGGGATTCTCGCCGAGTAGATTGGTGCGGCTACCCGCGTGGCCGTAGTCGCCGACCATCGTGATCACGGGGTATCCAAGGATCAGGAAATCGGGCCGGGCCGAAACGCGTTCGATGGGGTCCGTGGCGGCTGCGTCGCCGTCGGCTTTGGCGACACCGGTGGTCGCGGTCAAGTGACCGCCCGCGGAGAATCCGAGTATGCCGATTTTGGCGGGGTTGATGCCCCATTCTGCGGAGCGTGCGCGAACCGTGCGGATGGCGCGCTGCGCATCCTGCAGGGGAGCGGGGTGGTGGTACTTCGGGGCGTGGCGGTATTTGAGCACGAAGGCCGAGACGCCGGCGGTGTTTAGCCACTGCGCGACTTCGTATCCTTCGTAGGTGATGGCCAAGCCGCCGTAGCCGCCGCCGGGACACACGACCACGGCCGCGCCGGTGGCTTTGTGTTGCGGGGCGGGGAAGTAGGTGAGCGTGGGGACGTCCGCGGTTTCTGTGCCTGCCGCGCCGGGCGCGCCGTCGGGCCAGAGCGCGAGCACCGGGGCGCCGTCGGGCGCGGGCGTGTTTTCGTCAATGGCCACAGCGGGTCTTACCGCGAAGAACAACCCGAGTATGCTCCAAAAGAATCGTTGTTTCATGGACACAAGAAACCTCCCTTTCCCCAATCGCTGCATCCGACGCCGGGTTTCGCAGACACGCGAAACACATTGCTGACTGTGGCGGCATCTCATGCAGACGAACCGAATCAGATACGAGTAGACGCGCCCATCCGCGACCGCCAACGCATCATAGGGTTTCGGCGGCGGCGCTGCAATGGGGAGTATTTATTTAAGCGCCGCCTTCGCGCCCGCGGCACAGAATCATCGGAGCGAAGATTGTGGGGAAGCCGAAGCCGATGGCCCAGAGTTTCAGGGTGCCTTTTTCGCCGGCGGAGAGGGCAACGCTTTCGTCTCCGCCGATACTCACGGGTGCGCGGCCGGCAAAGGTGTGCAGGCAGCGTCCCGTGGGCGTTTCCCAGAGGCGGAGTTTTCCGCCTTGCACGCCGGTGAGCGCGAAGTGGCCGCGTTTGCTTAAGCAGACGGAGACGACGGGCTCGCTGTGCGCTTTGCGATGGCTCACGCGCTGGTTTGCTTCGAGGTTGACGAGGTCGACGCAGCCGTCTTCAAGGCCGACTATGGCGGCGCGTCGGTCGTTGCTGACAGACAACGAACGGGGACGCGCGGAGAATCCGTCGAGCGCGGCGAGGCGTCTGCCGGATCGCAGATCCCAATGCGACAAGACGCCATCGGAACCGATGGTGAGAAAGGACAAGCCGGAACGTCCGGGAGCCAGCATGGTCACTTCGCCGTGGTGCGCGGCAAACGCGCGTTCGCATTGGCCCGACATGCGATTCCAATGACGGACGCTGCCGTCGGCGCTTGCGGTGAGAATGCCTTGTCCATCGTCGGTGAACAGGACGGAGTTCACGGGACCGGAATGGCCCTGAAGTATTTGGACGCAATCGGCGGAAACGACTTCCCAAATGCGGGCGGTCTTGTCCACGGAACCGGAGACGGCGTGAAGGCCGTCGGCGCTGAGCGCCACGGAGAGCACGGGGGCGGTGTGTCCGAGGAAATCGAATTGCCGTTGCCCGGTAGTCACGTTCCAGGCGGTGATCTTTCCGGGCCATTTCTGGGACGTGGTCGCCGAGAGGGCGAGGTGTCCGTCCCAACTGACGCAGAGCGCGGTGACATCGCCGGTGCGGTGGGCGAAGGTGCTTATGAGGCGGCGGCTCGCGTCTTTTCGTTCGGTAGCGGCATCGATGGCCTCGGCGACTTCATGTCCGCCGAGATCGACGCCGCGCAACCGTTCCAGCAGTTCCAGGGCCGCGTTGTAGTCGCCGCGTTCGAGGTGAAGCTGGGCAAACATGTAGACGGGCATCCACGCTTTGGGTTGCAGTCGGCACAGTTCGCGGGCCAGGTGCAGCATGGTCATGTCGGTGGTGCGCCCGATGCGCCACGCGCGCAGGGCGCGGTTGTACGTGGCTTCGGGATGATTGGGTTCGAAGCGGAGCGCGCGTTCCCACAATTGATCGGCTTCTTCGTGTTTGCCCAAGTCGAGGAATGAGACCGCGCGGTTGTTAAGACGATCGGCGGTGGTTTCCGCGGCCTGGGGCACGGCGCGCGGATACGGCACGCCCACGACGTCTTTGTAGACGGACTCAAGCGTTGTGAGGATATCGGCCATACTCGAAGGGCGTTCTGCAGGATCGTCTCGGAAGCATGCGCGCAACAGGTCGAGAATTACGGGGGGCATGTCGGGAGCGCGCTCGTTTTCGGGGCCCAGTTCCAGGTACTGATCCAAGGCGCCGTCGGCCATCTGGCCGGCCATCCACGTGACGTCGCCGACAAACATTTCCATGATGGACACGCCCCAGCTCCAGATGTCGGTGGCTTGCGACATGTCGCCGCGGTTGGCCTGCTCCGGCGAGCAGTATGCTGGGGTTCCGCGCGATCCGAGACCGCGGCTGGTTCGAGTTTCGGGCGCGCCGGACGCCACGTAGAGCGCGCGCGACAGGCCGAAGTCGGTGACTTTGACGATACCTTCTTTGGTCATGAGGACGTTGAGGGGTTTGACGTCTTGATGGACGAGGCCCTGGGTGTGCGAATAGCGAAGGCCCCATGCAAATTGGATGGCGATGTCGAGGATGCGCTCCATGACTTGTTCGCGCGTTCCGCGATACAAGCGGCCGCTGTGTATCCATTGGGAGAGCGTGCCGCCGGTCACGAATTCGGCAAACACGCGCGGGACGCCGCCGAGCCGGCGAACGTAGTAGCAGCTTGCGATGTTGGGGTGGAGGCCGAGGTTAACCCACATTTCGCATTCGCGTTCGAAGGATTCCGCGCCGCCTTTTGCGGACAGCACTTCGGCCTTGGGGCACTTCACGGCGAGGTCCTGGTCCCAGCCCCGGTGGTAGACCTGATACACGTTGCCCATACCGCCGCGTCCGAGGAGGCGCTTCACCTCGTAGATACCGAGGATCACATCGCCTTCGGACCAATCGACGGGAGTCGCATCCGCGGCTGTTTCCGGACCGGTCATACCCCTTTCGTTCCTCTCCCCGACACACCTCAAGCGGGCATTCGCGATCGGTTGCTTGGCGAAGCCCGCGGTTTGCTCCCGGAAGATACTGCGCGCCTCCATCCAGCAACGGGCGCGCAAGGCCGGACACGAAGAATAGCATATCCGGCGGTCCGTAAATGTACAGACGAGACGGGCCGCGCGGAGAGCCAGGCGCCGCGCGGCCCGTCGAAGAAATGGAACCTATTTCGAGAAGGGCAATGTGGCGTCGGTGACGGCGCCTTCGGATGCCGAGTTGACGAGATGCATGTATTTCGCCAAGACGCCGCGGACATAGCGCGGCTTCGGGGCCTTCCATGCTTTGAGGCGCTTGGCGATTTCGGCTTTGGTAATGCCGAGATCGAGCGTGCGGTTTTCCGCATCGATCGTAATCGGATCGCCGTTCTTGACGATTGCGAGCGGTCCGCCGACCTGCGCTTCGGGCGTGATGTGTCCGACGACGAAACCGTGGCTGCCGCCGGAGAAACGTCCGTCGGTGATCAGGGCGACGTCTTTGCCGAGACCTTTGCCCATGACGGCGGACGTGGGCGCGAGCATTTCACGCATGCCGGGGCCGCCCTTGGGGCCTTCGTAGCGAATGACGATCACGTCGCCCTTCTTGACTGTGCCGTCGAGAATGGCTTTGAGCGCGTCTTCTTCGGAATTGAACACGCGGGCTTTGCCGGTGAATCGCATGCCTTCCTTGCCGGTGATTTTCGCGACGGCGCCCTTCGGCGCGAGGTTGCCGTACAACACGACCAAGTGGCCGTCCTTCTTGATGGGATCGGACAAGGGGCGAACGATTTCCTGTCCCGCGGGGTACGGTTTTGCATCGGCGAGATTCTGTTTGAGGGTCTTGCCGGTCACGGTGAGGCAGTCGCCGTGCAGGAGACCTGCATCGAGGAGCGTCTTCATCAATGGCGTGAGACCGCCAATGGCGACGAATTCAGCCATGACGAATCTACCGCTGGGTTTGAGGTCCGCCAACACCGGCGCGCGTTTTCCGATGCGCGTGAAGTCGTCGATGGAGAGCTTCACGCCCATGGTGTAGGCCATCGCAAGCAAGTGGAGCACGGCGTTGGTCGAACCGCCCAGCGCGTTGACGACGACAATCGCGTTTTCGAAGGCTTCGCGAGTCATGATATCGCTGGGGCGGATGCCGCGTTTGATCAAGTTCATCACGGCCGCGCCGGCGTTGCGGCAATCGTTCGCCTTGTCCTCGGATATGGCGTCCTGCGAACTGCTGTTGGGTAGGCTCATGCCGAGTGCTTCGATGGCGGACCCCATGGTGTTGGCGGTGTACATGCCGCCGCAGGAGCCGGGACCGGGGATGGCACAGGCTTCGATCTCTTTCAGTTGTTTGTCGTTGATATCGCCGCGCGCGTGCGCGCCAACGGCTTCGAACACCGACACGATATCGACGTTTTTGCCGCGATAGTTGCCGGGGAGAATTGTGCCGCCGTAGACAAACACGGATGGGCGATTGAGGCGGGCCATCGCCATGAGGCAGCCGGGCATGTTCTTGTCGCAGCCGCCGATGGCGACGAGTCCGTCGAACCATTCGCAACCCGCGACGGTTTCAATGGAGTCGGCGATCACCTCGCGGGAGACGAGCGAATACTTCATGCCTTCCGTGCCCATGGAGATGCCGTCGGAAATGGTGATCGTGTTGAACTCGACGGCTTTGCCGCCCGCGGCATTGACGCCGTCGGATGCGTAGTTCGCGAGCTTGTTGATGTGCATGTTGCAGGGCGTGACCATGCTCCACGTCGAGGCGATGCCGACCTGGGGTTTCTTGAAGTCCTTCGCGGTGAAACCGACGGCGTGCAGCATGGCGCGGCTTGGCGCGCGTTCGACGGTCTCGGTGATTTGCGAGGAGTACATCCGGTTAACGGGTTCGCGTTTGCCGTTCGACGGGGATTTCGATTTCTTGGTATTCATTTTGCAGCTCCGATTGATTCGCCGGGACCAGACGACGAAGTGTGAGGGGGCGCATTATAGCGAGGTTGGACGGGGAGTCCAACAGAGCGGTTATGTATTGCGCCCCATGCGGCGCGGAAGGTCGATTGCGATGCCGTAGTGACTCGATTGGCGCAACAGGGATCCGATCATAAGCCAGATCCCTCGCCCGCCGAAGGCGGACTCGGGATGACAGATGAGGGCAGGCTTCATCGATGCCTGCGATACCGGGCACTGCGCTTCAGAGACAGACCGTGTGAGTTACTTGCGCCCTGACAGGGCGCTCATTGGGTGGGGGGCTGGTACCTGGGGTTTCGATTCGCGTCGTTGACGCGAATCTCACCCCAGGCTGGAGTATCTCGCGCTTGCAGCGATCTGGAGTATCGAGTCAAATCGTTGGTGTGTATCGGTGGTTGAGTCCCTTTTGGTTGCGGCTATGCCGCGCCAGGCTGGAGTATGCCGTGCCTTTGGCACTCCGGAGAGTAGGGCGGTGTGAGGCGTGAATTGCGATGCAAACGTGCGCAAGTGAGAGAGACGTAACGCGAGTTGCCGAATAACGCCGCGCGAAAGAGAATAGGACCGATCGGCCGGATGCGACCGATCGGTCCTATGAGGTGAAACCTGTGCGGAGGAATTAGCGCGCTGGGCGAGACTGGCCCTGCTTGCCGCGGTTTGCCGAAGCGTTGCGGCCGTAGCGTCCACCGCCGCCGTTTTGCGGGCGGCCGTTGTTGCGCGGGCGTCCACTGGAACCGCCGCGGTAACCGCCGCCGTGGCGAGGAGAACGGCGTTGCGCGTTG contains these protein-coding regions:
- a CDS encoding SDR family oxidoreductase; this translates as MRDLEGKVALVTGAGSPRGIGRAIVEALARLGARIVASDVEDPLPDVIHDVLGYKHGAKQGLDETVAAAQALGVEAVAFRADICVPEDVEQLVANAASAFGHIDILVNVAGGSWGSQRVGEYEPDQWLDTLKVNLYGTFLTTRYVLPLFEKQRGGVVINIAAIAAERACEMVSAYSAAKAGVVALTRDIAVEYGPQG
- a CDS encoding alpha/beta hydrolase codes for the protein MKQRFFWSILGLFFAVRPAVAIDENTPAPDGAPVLALWPDGAPGAAGTETADVPTLTYFPAPQHKATGAAVVVCPGGGYGGLAITYEGYEVAQWLNTAGVSAFVLKYRHAPKYHHPAPLQDAQRAIRTVRARSAEWGINPAKIGILGFSAGGHLTATTGVAKADGDAAATDPIERVSARPDFLILGYPVITMVGDYGHAGSRTNLLGENPDPKLVEEVSPELHVTKDTPPAFLVSTTQDTGVPATNSVVFYQKLLDNGVPAELHVFLEGQHGLGLGTGPRSGHAFSEWPDLCLKWLRAIGMI
- a CDS encoding protein kinase; the encoded protein is MTGPETAADATPVDWSEGDVILGIYEVKRLLGRGGMGNVYQVYHRGWDQDLAVKCPKAEVLSAKGGAESFERECEMWVNLGLHPNIASCYYVRRLGGVPRVFAEFVTGGTLSQWIHSGRLYRGTREQVMERILDIAIQFAWGLRYSHTQGLVHQDVKPLNVLMTKEGIVKVTDFGLSRALYVASGAPETRTSRGLGSRGTPAYCSPEQANRGDMSQATDIWSWGVSIMEMFVGDVTWMAGQMADGALDQYLELGPENERAPDMPPVILDLLRACFRDDPAERPSSMADILTTLESVYKDVVGVPYPRAVPQAAETTADRLNNRAVSFLDLGKHEEADQLWERALRFEPNHPEATYNRALRAWRIGRTTDMTMLHLARELCRLQPKAWMPVYMFAQLHLERGDYNAALELLERLRGVDLGGHEVAEAIDAATERKDASRRLISTFAHRTGDVTALCVSWDGHLALSATTSQKWPGKITAWNVTTGQRQFDFLGHTAPVLSVALSADGLHAVSGSVDKTARIWEVVSADCVQILQGHSGPVNSVLFTDDGQGILTASADGSVRHWNRMSGQCERAFAAHHGEVTMLAPGRSGLSFLTIGSDGVLSHWDLRSGRRLAALDGFSARPRSLSVSNDRRAAIVGLEDGCVDLVNLEANQRVSHRKAHSEPVVSVCLSKRGHFALTGVQGGKLRLWETPTGRCLHTFAGRAPVSIGGDESVALSAGEKGTLKLWAIGFGFPTIFAPMILCRGREGGA
- the ilvD gene encoding dihydroxy-acid dehydratase gives rise to the protein MNTKKSKSPSNGKREPVNRMYSSQITETVERAPSRAMLHAVGFTAKDFKKPQVGIASTWSMVTPCNMHINKLANYASDGVNAAGGKAVEFNTITISDGISMGTEGMKYSLVSREVIADSIETVAGCEWFDGLVAIGGCDKNMPGCLMAMARLNRPSVFVYGGTILPGNYRGKNVDIVSVFEAVGAHARGDINDKQLKEIEACAIPGPGSCGGMYTANTMGSAIEALGMSLPNSSSQDAISEDKANDCRNAGAAVMNLIKRGIRPSDIMTREAFENAIVVVNALGGSTNAVLHLLAMAYTMGVKLSIDDFTRIGKRAPVLADLKPSGRFVMAEFVAIGGLTPLMKTLLDAGLLHGDCLTVTGKTLKQNLADAKPYPAGQEIVRPLSDPIKKDGHLVVLYGNLAPKGAVAKITGKEGMRFTGKARVFNSEEDALKAILDGTVKKGDVIVIRYEGPKGGPGMREMLAPTSAVMGKGLGKDVALITDGRFSGGSHGFVVGHITPEAQVGGPLAIVKNGDPITIDAENRTLDLGITKAEIAKRLKAWKAPKPRYVRGVLAKYMHLVNSASEGAVTDATLPFSK